One genomic segment of Vulpes vulpes isolate BD-2025 chromosome 2, VulVul3, whole genome shotgun sequence includes these proteins:
- the RND2 gene encoding rho-related GTP-binding protein RhoN: protein MEGQSGRCKIVVVGDAECGKTALLQVFAKDAYPGSYVPTVFENYTASFEIDKRRIELNMWDTSGSSYYDNVRPLAYPDSDAVLICFDISRPETLDSVLKKWQGETQEFCPNAKVVLVGCKLDMRTDLATLRELSKQRLIPVTHEQGTVLAKQVGAVSYVECSSRSSERSVRDVFHVATVASLGRGHRQLRRTDSRRGLQRSAQLAGRPDRGPGTESEIHKDRAKSCNLM from the exons ATGGAGGGGCAGAGCGGCCGCTGCAAGATCGTGGTGGTGGGGGACGCGGAGTGCGGCAAGACGGCGCTGCTGCAGGTGTTCGCCAAGGACGCCTACCCCGGG AGTTATGTCCCCACCGTGTTTGAGAACTACACCGCGAGCTTTGAGATCGACAAGCGCCGCATTGAGCTCAACATGTGGGACACTTCAG GTTCCTCTTACTATGATAACGTCCGACCTCTGGCCTATCCTGATTCAGATGCTGTGCTCATCTGCTTCGACATTAGCCGACCAGAAACACTGGACAGTGTCCTCAAGAAG TGGCAAGGGGAGACTCAGGAGTTTTGCCCCAATGCCAAGGTTGTGCTGGTTGGCTGTAAACTGGATATGCGCACCGACCTGGCCACACTGAGGGAGCTGTCCAAGCAGAGGCTTATCCCAGTTACACATGAGCAG GGCACTGTGCTGGCCAAGCAGGTAGGGGCTGTGTCCTACGTGGAGTGCTCCTCCCGGTCATCTGAGCGCAGCGTCAGGGATGTCTTCCATGTGGCTACAGTGGCATCCCTTGGCCGTGGCCATAGGCAGCTGCGTCGTACTGACTCACGCCGTGGACTGCAGAGATCTGCTCAGCTGGCAGGCCGGCCGGACCGGGGGCCCGGGACCGAGAGCGAGATACACAAGGATCGAGCCAAGAGCTGCAACCTCATGTGA
- the VAT1 gene encoding synaptic vesicle membrane protein VAT-1 homolog, translated as MPSRGSLQTFLVSRFRAPATPARWPWPFKSAREAPPPPGAPPLPLGVRSRRCLRRAPRPPQLCTLRPAARTSGVPDMSAEREAAEAATVVAASEAGAGEDAHSQPPKAEAAGDTQPPATSEGAAAASPPPPLRCLVLTGFGGYDKVKLQSRPAGPPAPGPGQLTLRVRACGLNFADLMARQGLYDRLPPLPLTPGMEGAGVVVAVGEGVNDRKVGDRVMVLIRSGMWQEEVTVPSAQTFQMPEAMTFEEAAALLVNYITAYMVLFDFGNLRPGHSVLVHMAAGGVGMAAVQLCRTVENVTVFGTASASKHEVLKENGVTHPIDYHTTDYVDEIKKISPKGVDIVMDPLGGSDTAKGYNLLKPMGKVVTYGMANLLTGPKRNLMALARTWWNQFSVTALQLLPANRAVCGFHLGYLEGEVELVSGVVARLLALYNQGHIKPHIDSVWPFEKVADAMRQMQEKKNVGKVLLVPGPEKEN; from the exons ATGCCCTCGCGAGGGTCTCTCCAGACATTCCTGGTCTCCAGGTTCCGCGCTCCGGCTACACCCGCGCGATGGCCCTGGCCCTTTAAGTCGGcgcgcgaggccccgcccccgcctggtgccccgcccctcccgctcGGAGTCCGCAGCCGCCGCTGCCTGCGACGCGCGCCCCGCCCTCCCCAGCTGTGCACCCTCCGTCCAGCTGCGCGCACGTCGGGAGTCCCAGACATGTCcgcggagagagaagcagccgAGGCGGCCACCGTGGTGGCCGCCTCCGAAGCAGGGGCCGGAGAAGACGCCCATTCTCAGCCACCGAAAGCCGAGGCCGCTGGCGACACCCAACCACCCGCGACTTCCGAGGGGGCCGCCGccgcgtcgccgccgccgccgctgcggTGCCTGGTGCTCACCGGCTTCGGGGGCTACGACAAGGTGAAGCTGCAGAGCCGGCCGGccgggcccccggcccccggccccgggcagCTGACGCTGCGCGTCCGGGCTTGCGGGCTCAACTTCGCCGACCTTATGGCCCGGCAGGGGCTGTACGACCGGCTGCCGCCTTTGCCCCTCACCCCGGGCATGGAGGGCGCCGGCGTCGTGGTCGCGGTGGGCGAGGGAGTCAACGACCGCAAG GTAGGGGACCGGGTGATGGTGTTGATCCGGTCAGGCATGTGGCAGGAGGAGGTGACTGTGCCCTCAGCCCAGACCTTCCAGATGCCAGAGGCCATGACCTTTGAGGAAGCCGCTGCCTTGCTGGTCAATTACATCACAGCCTACATGGTCCTCTTTGACTTCGGCAATCTACGGCCTGGCCACAGCGTCTTGGTACACATGGCTGCAG GGGGTGTGGGTATGGCTGCCGTGCAGCTGTGCCGCACAGTGGAGAATGTGACGGTGTTCGGGACAGCCTCGGCCAGCAAGCACGAGGTGCTGAAGGAGAACGGGGTCACACACCCCATCGACTATCACACGACTGACTACGTGGATGAGATCAAGAAGATCTCCCCCAAAG GAGTGGACATCGTCATGGACCCCCTGGGTGGGTCAGATACTGCCAAGGGCTACAATCTCCTCAAACCCATGGGCAAAGTGGTCACCTATG GAATGGCCAACCTGCTGACCGGCCCCAAGCGGAACTTGATGGCCCTGGCACGCACATGGTGGAATCAGTTCAGCGTGACTGCTCTGCAGCTGCTGCCGGCCAACCGAGCTGTGTGTGGCTTCCACCTGGGCTACCTGGAGGGTGAGGTAGAGCTAGTCAGTGGTGTGGTGGCCCGCCTCCTGGCTCTGTACAACCAGGGCCACATCAAACCCCACATTGACTCTGTGTGGCCCTTTGAGAAG GTGGCAGATGCCATGAGGCAGATGCAGGAGAAGAAGAATGTGGGCAAAGTCCTTCTGGTGCCTGGACCAGAGAAGGAGAACTAG
- the IFI35 gene encoding interferon-induced 35 kDa protein, protein MSVNDAALCALQEEQTRLRRRLQELQQQRRELRDIPPDQVPFSVPAVPLVFRGHTQQGKEVPTCLLSKLRICYPLPGGSALVTFDDPKVAERVLQQKEHKIDIDECRLRVQVEALELPMVTTIQVSTQISRWSVLVSGFPAGLRLSEEELLDKLEIFFGKIRNGGGEVETRELLLQGAVVLGFTKDTVAQHLCQVGQFTVPLGRQSFPLRVSPYLSGEIQKAEIMFRPVPQSVLVLNIPDVLDGPELQDILEIHFQKPSRGGGEVESLRVVPPGQRGLAVFTATSG, encoded by the exons GCCCTCTGTGCGCTTCAGGAGGAGCAGACCAGACTGAGGAGGAGGCTGCAGGAACTGCAGCAGCAGAGGAGAGAGCTCAGGGACATCCCCCCTGACCAG GTCCCATTCTCAGTACCTGCAGTCCCCCTGGTGTTCCGAGGACACACTCAGCAGGGCAAAGAGGTGCCCACGTGTTTGCTTTCCAAACTGCGGATCTGCTACCCTCTGCCAGGAGGTTCTGCTCTGGTCACCTTTGATGACCCCAAGG TGGCTGAGAGGGTGCTACAGCAGAAGGAACATAAAATCGACATAGACGAATGCCGGTTGCGGGTGCAAGTGGAAGCCTTGGAGCTGCCCATGGTGACCACCATCCAG GTGTCCACTCAGATAAGCAGGTGGAGCGTGCTGGTCAGTGGGTTTCCTGCAGGGCTCAGACTGAGTGAGGAGGAGCTGCTGGACAAACTGGAGATCTTCTTTGGCAAGATCAGGAATGGAGGTGGTGAGGTGGAGACCCGGGAACTACTACTGCAAGGGGCTGTTGTTCTGGGTTTCACTAAGGACACAG tGGCACAGCACCTGTGCCAGGTTGGCCAGTTCACAGTGCCACTGGGCAGGCAAAGCTTCCCTTTGAGAGTCTCTCCCTACTTAAGTGGGGAGATCCAGAAGGCAGAG ATCATGTTCCGGCCGGTGCCCCAATCAGTGCTAGTGCTCAACATTCCTGATGTCCTGGATGGCCCAGAGCTGCAGGACATCCTGGAGATCCACTTCCAGAAGCCCTCTCGTGGAGGTGGAGAGGTGGAGTCCCTGAGAGTTGTGCCCCCGGGACAGCGGGGCCTGGCAGTCTTTACTGCCACATCAGGCTAA